A genome region from Alistipes dispar includes the following:
- a CDS encoding M16 family metallopeptidase, which translates to MTRQPRITHSEVEVPAAAETLLGNGIRLYTLASEDFEVLRISFVFRAGSAVQRTPFSASATANLLAEGSPEMTAAEIAERLDYYGSWYDVNIDRDYAYVNFATLSKFFAETLAVAEHILLRPAFPEEELRTYCAKRKQRLAIDRTKVDVEAREAFARALFGPQHPYGTSYDEAEYDRLTRADVVEFHRRRYTAENCFVVCSGRIGERERQAVAALAERIPHGGDTVPTAFPAPVTEHEAFVGHPGAVQSSLRIGRLLFPRQHPDFLGMQVVATALGGYFGSRLMRNLREEHGYTYGVVAAMVNFEREGYFAVATQVGTDVTRAALQAIYDEIERLRTEPMPAEELEIVKNMMTGEMMRILDGPFGIADVTIENILCGTDNASIGENIRRIRAMTPADVQRLAQRYLAREELVTAVAGAADPQQA; encoded by the coding sequence ATGACACGACAACCCCGCATAACGCACTCCGAAGTCGAGGTTCCCGCAGCGGCGGAGACCCTCCTCGGAAACGGCATCCGCCTCTACACGCTCGCCTCGGAGGATTTCGAGGTGCTGCGCATCTCGTTCGTATTCCGCGCCGGATCGGCCGTGCAGCGCACGCCCTTCTCGGCCTCGGCCACCGCGAACCTGCTCGCGGAGGGGTCGCCGGAGATGACGGCCGCCGAGATCGCCGAACGGCTGGACTACTACGGCTCGTGGTACGACGTGAACATCGACCGCGACTACGCCTACGTCAATTTCGCCACCCTCTCGAAATTCTTCGCCGAGACGCTCGCCGTGGCCGAACACATCCTGCTGCGCCCCGCCTTCCCCGAGGAGGAGCTGCGCACCTACTGCGCCAAGCGGAAGCAGCGGCTGGCCATCGACCGCACGAAAGTGGACGTCGAGGCGCGCGAAGCCTTCGCCCGGGCCCTGTTCGGGCCGCAGCACCCCTACGGCACGTCGTACGACGAGGCGGAGTACGACCGTCTGACGCGCGCCGACGTGGTGGAGTTCCACCGCCGCCGCTATACGGCGGAGAACTGCTTCGTGGTATGCAGCGGCCGGATCGGCGAGCGGGAGCGGCAGGCCGTAGCGGCCCTGGCCGAACGGATTCCGCACGGCGGAGATACGGTCCCGACAGCGTTTCCCGCCCCGGTCACCGAACACGAAGCGTTCGTCGGACACCCCGGCGCCGTACAGTCGTCGCTGCGGATCGGACGGCTGCTCTTTCCGCGCCAGCACCCCGATTTCCTGGGGATGCAGGTCGTGGCCACGGCGCTGGGCGGCTACTTCGGCTCGCGGCTGATGCGGAACCTGCGCGAGGAGCACGGATACACCTACGGCGTGGTGGCCGCGATGGTCAATTTCGAACGCGAAGGCTACTTCGCCGTGGCCACGCAGGTCGGAACCGACGTGACGCGCGCGGCCCTGCAAGCGATCTACGACGAGATCGAACGGCTGCGCACGGAGCCGATGCCCGCCGAAGAGCTGGAGATCGTGAAGAACATGATGACGGGCGAGATGATGCGCATACTCGACGGACCGTTCGGCATTGCGGACGTGACGATCGAAAACATCCTCTGCGGCACGGACAACGCCTCGATCGGCGAGAACATCCGCCGCATCCGCGCCATGACGCCCGCCGACGTGCAACGCCTCGCACAACGCTACCTCGCCCGCGAGGAGCTGGTGACGGCGGTGGCCGGCGCGGCGGATCCGCAGCAGGCATAA
- the rsmA gene encoding 16S rRNA (adenine(1518)-N(6)/adenine(1519)-N(6))-dimethyltransferase RsmA — protein MTEVRAKKALGQHFLTDLNIARKICDALSGGAIRLHPAAPGTGVPDAAFSETAALGPAASEHAVPCAGATGADVPAADTAAEACDVLEVGCGMGVLTQFLLRRTDLVTWGAEIDAESVAYLHAHYPEFAPRLIEGDFLKMDLRARFPRGLRIIGNFPYNISSQIFFRVLEYRDLVPECVGMVQREVAVRIAEGPGSKEYGILSVLLQAWYDIEYLFTVSETVFSPPPKVKSAVIRLRRNATRRLACDEALFVRVVKAAFGQRRKMIRNALRAAFGDFGGAEHPFFTRRAEQLSVADFVALTNWVAGHRA, from the coding sequence ATGACGGAAGTAAGAGCCAAGAAGGCGTTGGGACAGCATTTCCTGACGGACCTCAATATCGCACGCAAGATCTGCGACGCCCTGTCGGGCGGTGCGATCCGCCTGCATCCGGCCGCTCCGGGGACCGGAGTTCCGGATGCGGCGTTTTCGGAAACGGCCGCTCTGGGGCCGGCGGCTTCGGAGCATGCCGTACCGTGTGCCGGGGCGACCGGGGCGGATGTCCCGGCCGCAGACACGGCTGCGGAGGCGTGCGACGTGCTCGAGGTGGGGTGCGGTATGGGAGTGCTGACGCAGTTTCTGCTGCGCCGCACGGACCTTGTGACCTGGGGCGCGGAGATCGACGCCGAAAGCGTCGCTTATCTTCATGCGCACTACCCGGAGTTCGCCCCGCGGCTTATCGAGGGCGATTTTCTGAAGATGGACCTGCGTGCGCGTTTCCCCCGCGGGCTGCGGATCATCGGCAACTTCCCCTACAACATTTCGTCGCAGATCTTCTTCAGGGTGCTCGAGTACCGCGACCTGGTTCCCGAGTGCGTCGGCATGGTCCAGCGGGAGGTCGCCGTACGGATCGCCGAGGGGCCCGGATCGAAGGAGTACGGCATCCTCTCGGTGCTTCTGCAGGCGTGGTACGACATCGAATACCTCTTCACCGTCAGCGAGACGGTGTTCAGCCCGCCCCCGAAGGTCAAGAGCGCCGTCATCCGCCTGCGCCGCAACGCCACGCGGCGTCTCGCGTGCGACGAGGCGCTGTTCGTCCGTGTCGTGAAGGCCGCCTTCGGCCAGCGGCGCAAGATGATCCGCAATGCGCTCCGGGCGGCTTTCGGGGATTTCGGCGGCGCCGAACATCCGTTCTTCACCCGTCGTGCCGAGCAGCTTTCGGTCGCCGATTTCGTCGCCCTGACGAACTGGGTCGCCGGACACCGCGCCTGA
- a CDS encoding DUF1003 domain-containing protein: protein MNKKTFTLAVLFFCVTLVWFGVNVYWDCVRRVDVYNTLLSLLFVVFGAAMVWNEAKKKRRRHVAEADKYRIP, encoded by the coding sequence ATGAACAAGAAGACTTTTACGTTGGCCGTATTGTTTTTCTGTGTGACGCTGGTGTGGTTCGGTGTCAATGTCTATTGGGACTGCGTGCGGAGGGTGGACGTGTACAACACGCTGCTTTCGCTGCTGTTCGTCGTCTTCGGGGCCGCCATGGTCTGGAACGAAGCGAAGAAGAAACGGCGCAGACACGTCGCCGAGGCGGACAAATACAGGATACCTTAA
- the recQ gene encoding DNA helicase RecQ: MEQYDSASLHGKLKEYFGFSSFKGNQEAVIRNVLEGKDTFVLMPTGGGKSLCYQLPALLMDGVAIVISPLIALMKNQVDAMRTFSAESGIAHFLNSSLNKTAVTQVRSDVLAGKTKLLYFAPESLTKEDNVAFLRKIRISFYAIDEAHCISEWGHDFRPEYRRIRPIINEIGPAPLIALTATATPKVQLDIQKNLGMSDAAVFKSSFNRPNLYYEIRPKHDVDREIIRFIKQNEGKSGIIYCLSRKKVEELTELLVANGIRALAYHAGMDAATRAANQDAFLMERVEVIVATIAFGMGIDKPDVRYVIHYDIPKSLEGYYQETGRAGRDGGEGHCLTFYSYKDIQKLEKFMQGKPVAEQEIGKLLLLETVSYAESSMCRRKTLLHYFGEEYTEENCGNCDNCRHPKPRIDARAALRMALEALRDLGDKFKTDYLINVLVGKNTALIKSYGHNKSKWFGAGAEHDARFWGAVLRQALIMGLVDKNIENYGLISINKRGEDYVAMPYPVTVTLDHDYDEEEKEAEAVAPVGRGGAADEELFSMLKDLRKKVAKQHGLPPFVIFQDPSLEDMAVQYPVTIEEMQNITGVGVGKARKFGAEFVKLIKAYVEEKEIIRPQDMVVKSVASKSGNKIFIIQSIDRKMDFEDIARAKDLDFDELLTEIEGIVNSGTKLDISYYLKDFMDEDKVEDIYLYFKEDAESDSLDAAIGELGSDYTEEEIRLVRIKFICEQGN; this comes from the coding sequence TTCGTCGTTCAAGGGGAATCAGGAGGCGGTCATCCGCAATGTACTGGAGGGGAAGGATACGTTCGTGCTCATGCCCACGGGCGGGGGCAAGTCGTTGTGTTACCAGCTCCCTGCGTTGCTCATGGACGGGGTGGCCATCGTCATCTCGCCGCTGATCGCCCTGATGAAGAACCAGGTGGATGCCATGCGCACCTTCTCGGCCGAGTCGGGCATCGCCCATTTCCTCAATTCGTCGCTCAACAAGACGGCCGTCACGCAGGTACGCTCGGACGTGCTGGCGGGCAAGACCAAGCTGCTCTACTTCGCTCCCGAATCGCTCACCAAGGAGGACAACGTGGCGTTCCTGCGCAAGATACGGATTTCGTTCTACGCCATCGACGAGGCGCACTGCATCTCGGAGTGGGGCCACGACTTCCGCCCGGAGTACCGCCGTATCCGGCCGATCATCAACGAGATCGGTCCGGCGCCGCTGATCGCCCTGACGGCCACGGCCACCCCCAAGGTGCAGCTCGACATCCAGAAGAACCTGGGCATGTCCGACGCCGCGGTTTTCAAGTCGTCGTTCAACCGTCCGAACCTCTACTACGAGATCCGGCCCAAACACGACGTGGACCGCGAGATCATCCGCTTCATCAAGCAGAACGAGGGCAAGAGCGGCATCATCTACTGCCTGAGCCGCAAGAAGGTCGAGGAGCTCACGGAACTGCTCGTGGCCAACGGCATCCGCGCGCTGGCCTACCACGCCGGCATGGACGCCGCGACGCGCGCCGCCAACCAGGACGCCTTCCTCATGGAGCGCGTCGAGGTGATCGTCGCCACGATCGCTTTCGGCATGGGCATCGACAAGCCCGACGTGCGCTACGTCATCCACTACGACATTCCCAAGTCGCTCGAGGGCTACTACCAGGAGACGGGGCGTGCGGGCCGCGACGGCGGCGAAGGACACTGCCTGACCTTTTACAGCTACAAGGACATTCAGAAGCTCGAGAAGTTCATGCAGGGCAAGCCCGTCGCCGAGCAGGAGATCGGGAAGCTGCTGCTGCTCGAGACGGTCTCCTACGCCGAGAGTTCGATGTGCCGCCGCAAGACGCTGCTGCACTATTTCGGCGAGGAGTACACCGAGGAGAACTGCGGCAACTGCGACAACTGCCGCCATCCCAAGCCCAGGATCGACGCCCGGGCTGCGCTCCGCATGGCCCTCGAGGCGCTGCGCGACCTCGGCGACAAGTTCAAGACGGACTACCTGATCAATGTGCTGGTGGGCAAGAATACGGCCCTCATCAAGAGCTACGGGCACAACAAGTCGAAGTGGTTCGGCGCGGGGGCCGAGCACGACGCGCGGTTCTGGGGCGCGGTGCTGCGGCAGGCGCTCATCATGGGACTGGTGGACAAGAATATCGAGAATTACGGCCTGATTTCGATCAACAAGCGGGGCGAGGACTATGTGGCCATGCCCTATCCGGTCACCGTGACCCTCGACCACGACTACGACGAGGAGGAGAAGGAGGCCGAGGCCGTGGCTCCGGTGGGGCGCGGCGGCGCGGCCGACGAGGAGCTCTTCTCGATGCTCAAGGACCTGCGCAAGAAGGTCGCCAAGCAGCACGGGCTGCCGCCTTTCGTCATTTTCCAGGACCCGTCGCTCGAGGATATGGCCGTGCAGTATCCCGTGACGATCGAGGAGATGCAGAACATCACGGGCGTCGGCGTGGGCAAGGCCCGCAAGTTCGGCGCGGAGTTCGTCAAGCTCATCAAGGCCTACGTCGAGGAGAAGGAGATCATCCGGCCGCAGGACATGGTCGTCAAGTCGGTGGCCAGCAAGTCGGGCAACAAGATTTTCATCATCCAGTCGATCGACCGCAAGATGGACTTCGAGGACATCGCCCGGGCTAAGGACCTCGATTTCGACGAGCTGCTCACGGAGATCGAAGGCATCGTCAATTCGGGTACGAAACTCGATATTTCGTACTACCTGAAGGATTTCATGGACGAGGACAAGGTGGAAGACATTTACCTCTACTTCAAGGAGGACGCCGAGAGCGATTCGCTCGACGCGGCCATCGGGGAGCTGGGGTCGGACTATACCGAGGAGGAGATCCGTCTGGTGCGAATCAAATTCATCTGCGAGCAGGGCAACTGA